From the Phycisphaerae bacterium genome, one window contains:
- the rplT gene encoding 50S ribosomal protein L20: MPRVRKGSATRKARKRVLKRVSGHRGSPGRTYRLAKERITRSEVFARVGRKQKKRQFRSLWIIRLNAACKTRNIRYGQFINGCKKAAIGINRKMLSEIAIFDPAAFDAIVEKARTACA, from the coding sequence ATGCCACGTGTACGAAAAGGTTCAGCCACCCGTAAAGCAAGAAAAAGAGTCCTTAAAAGAGTCAGTGGACACAGAGGTTCACCGGGCCGGACTTATAGACTTGCCAAAGAAAGAATAACCAGGTCGGAAGTATTCGCAAGAGTCGGCCGCAAACAGAAGAAAAGACAATTCCGAAGTTTGTGGATTATACGCTTAAACGCAGCATGCAAAACGCGAAATATCCGGTACGGCCAGTTCATTAACGGCTGTAAAAAAGCTGCTATCGGCATTAACAGAAAAATGCTAAGTGAAATTGCCATTTTCGACCCCGCAGCTTTCGATGCCATAGTTGAAAAGGCACGAACCGCTTGTGCTTAA
- the rpmI gene encoding 50S ribosomal protein L35, with protein MYKTKTHKGLKKRVKVTARGKVKAHKSFTGHLMSSKPSKRRRRLGNPIIIAEVYAKVMKEMLNKS; from the coding sequence ATGTATAAAACAAAGACGCATAAAGGTTTAAAGAAACGCGTAAAGGTAACCGCCCGCGGTAAGGTTAAGGCACATAAGAGCTTTACCGGCCATTTGATGAGCTCAAAACCATCCAAGAGACGCCGCCGGCTCGGTAACCCAATTATCATTGCTGAAGTATATGCAAAAGTAATGAAGGAAATGCTTAACAAGAGTTAA
- the infC gene encoding translation initiation factor IF-3: protein MVIGKVKLRINGQINANPVRLIGADNSQIGVVSLTEALDHAGQAELDLVEIAPEASPPVCRIMDFGKYLYELKRKEKQNVKKQHTIVVKEIRLRPKTDPHDCETKINHAREFFKKGHRVQFTMMFKGREMMHLELGQARMNEIITQLEDVAKIDHPVSVQGKRMTVLMFPK from the coding sequence ATAGTTATCGGAAAGGTAAAACTGAGAATTAACGGGCAAATCAATGCCAACCCGGTTCGTCTTATAGGAGCCGACAACAGCCAAATAGGAGTTGTCAGTCTGACCGAGGCTCTTGACCATGCGGGACAGGCGGAACTTGACCTGGTCGAAATCGCTCCGGAAGCCAGCCCGCCGGTGTGCCGAATAATGGACTTCGGCAAGTATTTGTACGAACTGAAAAGGAAAGAAAAACAAAACGTTAAAAAACAGCACACAATTGTCGTAAAGGAAATCCGGCTGCGTCCGAAGACCGACCCGCACGATTGCGAAACTAAAATCAATCATGCACGCGAATTTTTCAAGAAGGGACATCGAGTACAGTTTACGATGATGTTCAAGGGACGCGAGATGATGCACCTGGAACTCGGGCAGGCACGGATGAACGAGATTATCACGCAGCTCGAAGATGTCGCGAAAATCGACCACCCTGTAAGCGTACAGGGCAAAAGAATGACCGTGCTGATGTTTCCCAAGTAA
- a CDS encoding lipopolysaccharide kinase InaA family protein, which produces MIYRKTLIADNFPSGFESSDVQVPDGIRASFEKLASSRFACVLRCNAFFGAKVYSLILKQYFNRNIFDFFKALIISSRAERAFKAGQMLSDNGFLAPPAVACGRQFLMTQEIRNSTPLYKILEVLPSPQKQKMIEQFARTIGRMHDKGIFHGDLRLGNVLVKSAHCHFERSPFGAEPRNLLNKDDSKDNFDFYFLDNERTKKFNNLPWRLRIKNLVQAFMVRENLTDADKACFFASYFAQQQTQIDKDKLTKEVVSKTAKRLAKKETNRE; this is translated from the coding sequence ATGATTTACAGGAAAACATTAATCGCTGACAACTTCCCATCGGGATTTGAATCTTCGGATGTTCAGGTTCCCGATGGCATAAGGGCTTCTTTCGAAAAACTGGCCTCTTCCAGGTTCGCCTGTGTTTTAAGGTGCAATGCTTTCTTTGGGGCAAAGGTTTACAGCCTTATTTTAAAACAGTATTTTAACCGTAATATTTTTGATTTTTTCAAGGCACTGATAATTTCTTCCCGTGCCGAAAGAGCCTTTAAAGCGGGTCAAATGCTGTCTGATAACGGTTTTTTAGCTCCCCCCGCCGTCGCCTGCGGCAGGCAGTTTCTTATGACGCAGGAAATTCGAAACAGCACGCCTTTATACAAGATACTGGAGGTTTTGCCTTCACCACAGAAGCAGAAAATGATTGAGCAGTTCGCCCGGACCATTGGCCGGATGCACGATAAAGGGATTTTCCACGGCGATTTAAGACTTGGCAATGTCCTTGTAAAATCCGCTCATTGTCATTTCGAGCGAAGCCCCTTTGGGGCGGAGCCGAGAAATCTATTAAACAAAGATGATTCCAAAGATAATTTTGATTTTTATTTCCTCGATAATGAAAGAACTAAAAAGTTCAATAACCTGCCATGGCGTTTAAGAATTAAAAATCTTGTGCAGGCTTTTATGGTTCGCGAAAATCTGACTGACGCCGATAAAGCCTGTTTTTTCGCCTCTTATTTCGCCCAGCAGCAAACCCAGATTGACAAAGACAAATTAACAAAGGAAGTGGTTTCAAAAACCGCAAAACGCCTTGCCAAAAAAGAAACCAACCGCGAATGA
- the lpxI gene encoding UDP-2,3-diacylglucosamine diphosphatase LpxI (LpxI, functionally equivalent to LpxH, replaces it in LPS biosynthesis in a minority of bacteria.) — protein sequence MSDNKIIGLIAGGGRLPFLIAHGAKQAGLKVVCAGLGDNPAPDLAGEVDYYSQVPLARPGAWIRKLKKYGVTDAIMVGKVRKEKLFTPMRILKYLPDWRALRIYYWRLRKQNKVDQTILQAIADELACGGIILQDSTKYCKEHLAVEGAMTKTKPSAGVQEDIDFGWLMVKKISETGIGQAIAVKEKSVLAVEAVEGTGQMIIRAGQLCRRGNWTLLKASRPDLDKRFDVPCVGPETIEALHKNGSRCLVVEADRTIIIDKPQTIELADKLGIAVIGC from the coding sequence ATGAGTGATAATAAAATAATAGGTTTAATAGCGGGCGGCGGAAGGTTGCCGTTTCTGATTGCACACGGTGCGAAACAGGCTGGCCTGAAAGTCGTTTGCGCAGGGCTTGGCGATAATCCCGCGCCAGACCTTGCCGGCGAAGTTGACTATTATTCGCAGGTTCCTCTTGCCCGGCCGGGAGCATGGATTAGAAAGTTAAAAAAATACGGCGTTACAGACGCCATTATGGTCGGCAAAGTTCGCAAGGAAAAACTTTTTACCCCGATGCGGATTTTAAAATATTTGCCGGACTGGCGGGCGCTGAGAATTTATTACTGGCGTTTGAGGAAACAAAACAAAGTTGACCAGACAATCTTGCAGGCGATAGCTGATGAGCTGGCCTGCGGAGGTATTATTTTGCAGGACTCGACTAAATATTGTAAGGAACATCTCGCCGTCGAAGGCGCTATGACAAAAACAAAACCGTCTGCCGGCGTTCAGGAGGATATTGATTTCGGCTGGCTGATGGTTAAGAAAATTTCCGAAACAGGCATCGGCCAGGCCATTGCCGTAAAGGAAAAATCTGTCCTCGCCGTCGAAGCCGTCGAAGGAACCGGCCAGATGATTATACGCGCAGGCCAGTTATGCCGAAGAGGCAACTGGACGCTGTTAAAAGCATCGCGTCCCGACCTCGATAAGCGTTTCGATGTGCCCTGCGTCGGCCCGGAGACGATTGAGGCACTCCATAAAAACGGCAGCAGGTGTCTTGTCGTCGAGGCGGACAGAACTATTATCATAGACAAACCACAGACAATTGAGCTGGCCGACAAACTTGGCATAGCTGTCATCGGCTGTTGA
- the pheS gene encoding phenylalanine--tRNA ligase subunit alpha, with amino-acid sequence MLKQFEQIGKDALESLKKVTDPAQLEEFRIRFLSRKGEVTEMLSRIGQALPEQRKEAGTLANKIKQEVTAAFEQLKNSLQGTSVRKGPAVDITLPGINFEKGKAHIITQTANELLEIFGRMGFAIAYGPEVEDEWHNFVALNIPQGHPARDPSDNFCIDLNKLLRSQTSTIQIRTMEKQKPPIRVVAPGRVYRPDTVDATHMFMFHQLEALVVDEGVSMVDMKSTIEQFIHVFFGKDVKWRLRPSFFPFTEPSAEVDLLFVAKDGSEKWIEVGGCGMVDPNVLNAVGIDSEKYTGWAFGFGIERLAMRKYGITDIRLLFENDIRFLKQF; translated from the coding sequence GTGCTTAAGCAATTTGAACAAATCGGTAAAGACGCGCTCGAATCGCTCAAAAAGGTAACTGATCCCGCTCAGCTTGAAGAATTCCGCATTCGTTTCCTTTCGCGAAAAGGAGAGGTAACGGAAATGCTGAGCCGAATCGGCCAGGCACTTCCGGAGCAGCGAAAAGAAGCCGGCACACTTGCCAATAAAATCAAGCAGGAAGTTACCGCCGCGTTCGAACAGCTTAAAAACTCTCTCCAAGGCACATCCGTAAGAAAAGGACCTGCCGTAGATATTACTTTGCCGGGAATCAATTTCGAAAAAGGCAAGGCTCATATAATAACGCAAACCGCAAACGAACTGCTCGAAATCTTCGGCAGAATGGGTTTTGCCATCGCGTACGGCCCGGAAGTCGAAGACGAATGGCACAATTTCGTCGCGCTCAATATTCCGCAGGGACATCCCGCAAGAGACCCATCAGATAATTTCTGTATAGATTTAAATAAACTCCTGCGAAGCCAGACATCGACTATACAAATCCGTACTATGGAAAAACAAAAACCGCCGATAAGGGTCGTTGCGCCGGGCAGAGTTTACAGGCCGGATACGGTCGACGCGACGCATATGTTTATGTTCCACCAGCTCGAAGCTCTCGTGGTCGATGAAGGCGTTTCAATGGTCGATATGAAAAGCACCATCGAGCAGTTCATACACGTATTCTTCGGCAAAGATGTAAAATGGCGATTGCGGCCGAGCTTTTTCCCGTTCACAGAACCAAGCGCAGAAGTTGATTTGCTTTTCGTCGCCAAAGACGGCAGCGAAAAGTGGATTGAAGTCGGCGGATGCGGTATGGTCGACCCGAACGTTCTAAACGCGGTCGGCATAGACAGCGAAAAATATACAGGCTGGGCGTTCGGATTCGGAATTGAACGGCTTGCGATGAGAAAATACGGCATTACCGATATCAGACTGCTGTTCGAAAACGATATCCGCTTCTTAAAGCAATTCTAA
- the lpxD gene encoding UDP-3-O-(3-hydroxymyristoyl)glucosamine N-acyltransferase, whose amino-acid sequence MPTKTLGQLAQFVNGMVKGDAEIKISSVATLDNATSSDISFLSNPKYAKSIAATKAGAVIVGKDIDCPSPLLIAEDPYYAFSQIVVLLHGQRTHKKIGLSKKASISQTARIGDGCDIHDFAVICDGAVIGKNTTIYPNVFIGPDAKIGENCILYPSAVIHDGCTLGNNVIINANTVIGKDGYGYATYKGTHHKIPQIGIVAVEDDVEIGSNCCVQRGAVEDTIIGKGCKIGDLTNIGHGAKIGDHCLLVSQVGIAGSTRIGHHCVIAGQAGIVGHIKIGNCVTIAAQAGVINDVPDGQSVAGTPAIGALNAKRAYSLIEDLPKIKKAISRLEKSDSK is encoded by the coding sequence TGCGGAAATAAAAATTTCCTCTGTTGCGACCCTCGACAATGCGACCTCTTCGGACATAAGTTTTCTCTCGAATCCTAAATACGCGAAATCCATTGCGGCTACGAAAGCCGGCGCTGTAATCGTCGGCAAAGATATCGATTGTCCGTCGCCGCTGCTCATTGCCGAGGACCCGTATTATGCTTTCTCCCAGATAGTCGTTCTGCTTCACGGCCAAAGGACGCATAAAAAAATTGGTCTTTCCAAAAAAGCCTCGATTTCCCAAACCGCCCGTATCGGCGATGGCTGCGACATTCATGATTTTGCTGTTATCTGCGATGGTGCGGTTATCGGCAAAAATACGACTATCTATCCGAATGTATTTATAGGCCCTGATGCGAAAATCGGCGAAAACTGTATTTTATATCCCAGCGCGGTGATTCACGACGGCTGCACACTCGGCAATAATGTTATAATTAATGCCAATACGGTAATTGGCAAAGACGGCTACGGCTACGCGACATATAAGGGCACACATCACAAAATTCCGCAGATAGGAATAGTGGCGGTGGAAGACGATGTTGAAATCGGCTCTAATTGCTGCGTTCAAAGAGGAGCCGTCGAAGATACGATTATCGGCAAAGGATGTAAAATCGGCGACCTTACCAATATCGGGCATGGCGCAAAGATAGGCGATCACTGCCTGCTCGTAAGTCAGGTTGGAATTGCAGGATCTACGAGAATCGGCCATCATTGTGTCATTGCAGGTCAGGCGGGCATTGTCGGACACATTAAAATCGGCAACTGCGTTACAATTGCCGCTCAGGCAGGCGTAATAAATGATGTTCCAGACGGCCAGTCCGTCGCGGGCACTCCGGCCATCGGTGCCTTAAACGCCAAACGCGCATACAGTCTGATTGAAGACCTGCCGAAGATAAAAAAAGCCATCAGTCGTCTTGAAAAATCTGATTCTAAATAA